The following coding sequences lie in one Pirellulales bacterium genomic window:
- the mfd gene encoding transcription-repair coupling factor produces MTQVRTDEGASQRLLRLSERIEAVEGFAEVLSSLQAGHGAALDGVWGSSCALAAAALAAHASGPLVLVCPHPGDVDEMVDDIALFSTAACDRFPATETTSADRTRADEEFGDRLRVIKRLATGRAAPILVTSIQALVQPVPDRETLAARTRTLRRGEELDLDELTRWLVENGFQPMSAVAMPGEFSVRGGIIDLFAPDFEHPVRVELFGDAIESIRAFDVAAQRSLVSLDAVELSILDPTTRQQGHLADYLPAGTWLLLVEPAELDEEGRHYVERQEDRQRCHTVAEVLRRLYQFPSITAESVARGSFEATCHLRIESVERFSGEIARVRDELEAAAIGHDVYLICQTEAEVTRLQELFSATRLVAEGRLHFVIGRLRAGFRLVVARTIVLASAELFQRTDMARSSRRRLGRVIDSFLDLREGDYVVHVGHGIARYRGLELLDKGAQTEEHLELEFHGGTKLFVPVSRIELVQKYVGGMKSRPMLARLGGRTWSRQKDRVEEAIEDLAADMLELQAARASRPGISFPLDTPWQNEFDAAFPYQETPDQLAAIEEVKRDMHGSRPMDRLICGEVGYGKTEVAMRAAFRAVESGYQVAVLVPTTVLAEQHRRTFAARFSEYPYTIASLSRFLTGKQQHEVIAGLESGGIDIVIGTHRLVQEDIRFRNLGLVVIDEEQRFGVGAKERLKTLRQIVDVLTLTATPIPRTLHMSLLGLRDISNLETPPEDRMAVETRVTRFDKDLIRQAILRELNRGGQAFFVHNRVHDIERVADLLNKIVPEASICIGHGQMGEGELEQVMVDFIAQRYDILLSTTIIESGLDIPNANTIFIDQGDQYGLADLHQLRGRVGRYKHRAYCYLLIDQNKALNPTAARRLRAIEEFSDMGAGFAISMRDLEIRGAGNILGTEQSGHIAAVGYELYCDLLEKAVRHLKQMPAKATIDVDVALPGEAWLPRGYVPDVRSKIDLYRRLARVATFDQLKDFADELVDRFGPHPDVVRRLLALAELRLLAARWRVHTVRIEDNYLVLGYSDPKLIAELARSSGGRLKIADRESAYLLLGKGVVDPDVVYAEAKSLLQAT; encoded by the coding sequence ATGACTCAAGTCCGAACCGACGAGGGCGCCTCGCAGCGGCTATTGCGGCTGTCCGAGCGCATCGAAGCGGTAGAAGGCTTCGCCGAAGTGTTGTCCTCGCTGCAGGCAGGGCACGGGGCTGCGCTCGACGGAGTCTGGGGGTCGAGCTGCGCGCTGGCCGCGGCCGCACTGGCGGCGCATGCTTCGGGGCCGTTGGTCCTGGTCTGCCCCCATCCGGGCGATGTGGACGAGATGGTCGACGACATCGCCCTGTTCAGCACGGCGGCGTGCGACCGCTTTCCCGCCACCGAAACGACTTCGGCCGATCGGACGCGCGCCGATGAAGAGTTCGGCGATCGGCTGCGCGTCATCAAGCGGCTGGCGACAGGGCGGGCGGCCCCCATCCTGGTGACGAGCATCCAGGCGTTGGTGCAGCCCGTGCCCGACCGAGAGACGCTCGCCGCCCGGACGCGTACGCTGCGCCGGGGGGAAGAACTCGATCTCGACGAGTTGACGCGCTGGCTGGTCGAGAATGGCTTTCAGCCGATGAGCGCCGTGGCGATGCCGGGAGAGTTTTCCGTTCGTGGCGGGATCATCGATCTCTTTGCCCCGGACTTCGAGCATCCGGTGCGCGTGGAATTATTCGGCGACGCGATCGAATCGATTCGCGCGTTCGACGTCGCGGCCCAGCGCAGCCTGGTTTCGCTCGACGCCGTCGAGCTGTCGATCCTCGATCCCACGACACGTCAGCAGGGGCACCTGGCCGATTATCTGCCGGCGGGAACGTGGCTGCTGCTGGTCGAGCCCGCGGAGCTGGACGAAGAGGGGCGCCACTACGTCGAGCGGCAGGAAGATCGGCAGCGGTGCCATACGGTGGCCGAGGTGCTGCGCCGGCTGTACCAGTTTCCGTCGATCACGGCCGAGAGTGTCGCGCGCGGATCGTTCGAGGCCACGTGCCATCTGCGCATCGAATCGGTCGAGCGATTCAGCGGCGAGATTGCCCGGGTGCGCGACGAGCTCGAGGCGGCGGCCATCGGGCACGATGTGTATCTCATCTGCCAGACCGAGGCCGAGGTCACGCGGCTGCAAGAGCTCTTCAGCGCCACGCGTCTGGTGGCGGAGGGGCGCTTGCACTTCGTCATCGGGCGGCTGCGGGCCGGTTTTCGCCTGGTCGTGGCGCGGACGATCGTGTTGGCCAGTGCCGAGCTGTTCCAGCGGACCGACATGGCACGCTCCTCGCGGCGACGCTTGGGTCGCGTCATCGACAGTTTTCTCGACCTGCGCGAGGGGGACTATGTCGTCCACGTGGGGCATGGCATAGCGCGGTATCGCGGGCTCGAGCTGCTCGACAAGGGCGCGCAGACCGAAGAGCACCTGGAGCTCGAATTCCACGGCGGGACGAAGCTCTTTGTACCGGTCTCGCGGATCGAGCTGGTGCAGAAGTATGTCGGTGGGATGAAGTCGCGTCCCATGCTGGCGCGATTGGGTGGGCGCACCTGGAGCCGGCAAAAAGATCGCGTCGAAGAGGCGATCGAGGATCTGGCGGCCGACATGCTCGAGTTGCAGGCGGCGCGAGCATCGCGGCCCGGGATCAGCTTTCCGCTCGACACGCCCTGGCAGAACGAGTTCGACGCCGCGTTTCCGTATCAGGAGACTCCCGATCAGTTGGCCGCGATCGAAGAGGTGAAGCGCGACATGCACGGCTCGCGCCCCATGGATCGACTGATTTGCGGTGAGGTCGGCTACGGCAAGACCGAGGTCGCCATGCGCGCGGCGTTCCGCGCCGTCGAGAGTGGCTATCAGGTGGCGGTGCTGGTACCGACGACGGTGCTGGCCGAACAGCATCGGCGAACGTTTGCCGCGCGTTTCAGCGAGTATCCTTACACGATCGCTTCGCTGAGCCGGTTTCTCACCGGCAAGCAGCAGCACGAGGTCATCGCGGGGCTGGAGTCGGGGGGCATCGATATCGTCATCGGCACGCATCGGCTCGTGCAGGAGGATATCCGCTTCCGCAACCTGGGACTCGTCGTCATCGATGAAGAACAGCGCTTTGGCGTGGGGGCGAAGGAGCGCCTCAAGACGCTGAGACAGATCGTCGACGTGCTGACCCTCACCGCCACGCCGATTCCACGCACGTTGCACATGTCGCTCCTGGGCCTGCGCGACATTTCGAATCTCGAGACGCCCCCCGAAGACCGGATGGCGGTCGAGACGCGCGTGACCCGCTTCGACAAGGATCTCATCCGGCAGGCGATTCTCCGCGAGCTGAACCGGGGGGGGCAGGCCTTTTTCGTCCACAATCGCGTCCACGATATCGAGCGCGTGGCCGATCTGCTGAACAAGATCGTGCCTGAAGCCAGCATCTGCATCGGCCACGGTCAGATGGGCGAAGGGGAGCTCGAGCAGGTGATGGTCGATTTCATCGCCCAGCGCTACGACATCCTGCTGTCGACGACGATCATCGAGAGCGGACTCGATATTCCCAACGCGAACACGATCTTCATCGATCAGGGAGACCAGTACGGGCTGGCCGATCTGCACCAGTTGCGCGGCCGCGTGGGGCGCTACAAGCATCGCGCGTACTGCTATCTGTTGATCGATCAGAACAAGGCGCTCAATCCCACGGCGGCTCGGCGGCTGCGGGCCATCGAGGAGTTCAGCGACATGGGAGCCGGCTTCGCCATCTCGATGCGCGATCTCGAGATTCGCGGGGCGGGCAATATCCTAGGCACGGAGCAGAGCGGCCACATCGCGGCGGTGGGATACGAGTTGTACTGCGACCTGCTCGAGAAGGCGGTACGGCATCTGAAGCAGATGCCCGCCAAGGCCACGATCGACGTCGACGTAGCGCTACCGGGCGAGGCGTGGCTGCCCCGCGGCTACGTGCCCGACGTGCGATCGAAGATCGATCTGTACCGGCGTCTGGCGCGGGTAGCAACCTTCGACCAATTGAAGGATTTCGCGGACGAGCTGGTCGATCGATTCGGGCCGCATCCGGACGTGGTGCGTCGCTTGCTGGCGCTAGCAGAACTGCGCCTGCTGGCCGCGCGGTGGCGCGTCCACACGGTGCGGATCGAGGATAATTACCTCGTGCTGGGCTATTCCGACCCGAAATTGATCGCGGAACTGGCCCGTTCGAGCGGCGGGCGATTGAAGATCGCCGATCGCGAGAGCGCCTATCTCTTGCTGGGCAAAGGCGTTGTCGATCCGGACGTGGTCTACGCCGAAGCGAAATCGCTGTTGCAGGCCACGTAA
- a CDS encoding peptidylprolyl isomerase, whose amino-acid sequence MARTVRLLTPIFVLVVLGVGGSDSFLATLLDEIVSPAPALAQVNDGYITSNDASGSRYLGSQTDMPAWARTATNDARYRAGIPGSPHEPTLAVRPSSWPGAAPPDDEPRIPTRDDVRRAAAIAAERQQAAYRQASVQQVAYLQPGSNVAPGAAVSPVAGPMPAQVPPAVPVPPPYQATSGTIPTAPQVPLTPPSSMPAGPPLAPIGDVPYASQTPIDAGLGMTRVPGPATGPIVADQGAPPGAQVLSGATILARVGSDVILASEVALHVNEVLKSNADKIPPEYLEPIRERLTRQRLEALIDTKAVIIELRRKIPAENLKKIDGSLADEFEKHELKRRLERAKVQTRTQLDEIYRTYGTSLEREKRAFMEMMLAQQWVQNQIKRDFEISHDEMLAYYHDHIADYEFAAKARWEQISVRHFRGRRKREAYAKIAELGNRVMRGEPFAEVAKSGSDGPTAADGGVRDWTTAGSLASKKLDHAIFSLPIGTLSAILEDDDAFHIVRVIERQEAGRTPFTETQAEIKEKIRAERIQGQAEDYVDEARASVQVSTIFDHLPPLDEKATARAKPDGKKKR is encoded by the coding sequence GTGGCACGCACTGTCCGACTGCTCACGCCGATTTTCGTGCTCGTCGTCCTGGGCGTCGGCGGGAGCGATTCGTTCCTCGCTACGTTGCTGGACGAAATCGTTTCGCCCGCGCCGGCACTGGCGCAAGTCAACGACGGGTATATTACGTCGAACGACGCCTCGGGTTCGCGATACCTGGGCTCGCAGACCGACATGCCGGCCTGGGCCCGCACGGCCACCAACGACGCACGCTACCGAGCCGGTATCCCGGGTTCGCCGCACGAACCGACGTTGGCGGTGCGTCCCTCGTCGTGGCCGGGCGCCGCGCCTCCGGATGACGAACCGCGCATTCCGACTCGCGACGACGTGCGCCGCGCGGCCGCCATCGCCGCCGAGCGCCAACAGGCGGCCTATCGGCAGGCGTCTGTGCAGCAGGTGGCCTATCTGCAACCGGGATCGAATGTCGCGCCTGGCGCGGCCGTGTCCCCCGTAGCGGGACCAATGCCGGCCCAAGTACCCCCGGCCGTGCCTGTGCCCCCTCCTTACCAAGCCACGAGCGGGACGATTCCGACGGCGCCGCAAGTGCCCCTCACACCCCCCTCGTCGATGCCGGCGGGGCCGCCTTTGGCGCCGATTGGCGACGTGCCTTACGCCTCTCAGACGCCGATCGATGCGGGCTTGGGCATGACGCGGGTACCCGGACCTGCGACAGGGCCGATCGTGGCCGACCAGGGGGCGCCCCCTGGCGCCCAGGTGCTGTCGGGGGCGACGATTCTGGCTCGCGTCGGATCGGACGTCATCCTGGCCAGCGAAGTCGCGCTGCACGTGAACGAAGTGCTGAAGAGCAACGCCGACAAGATCCCGCCCGAGTATCTCGAGCCGATCCGTGAACGATTGACGCGTCAACGGCTCGAGGCGTTGATCGATACGAAGGCGGTCATCATCGAGTTGCGGCGCAAGATTCCGGCCGAGAATCTGAAGAAGATCGACGGCTCGCTGGCCGACGAGTTCGAGAAGCACGAGTTGAAGCGACGGCTGGAGCGCGCCAAGGTGCAGACGCGCACGCAGCTCGACGAGATCTATCGCACCTACGGGACGTCGCTCGAGCGCGAGAAGCGGGCCTTCATGGAAATGATGCTCGCGCAGCAATGGGTGCAGAATCAGATCAAGCGTGACTTCGAGATCTCGCACGACGAGATGCTCGCCTACTATCACGACCACATCGCCGACTATGAGTTTGCCGCGAAGGCGCGGTGGGAACAAATCTCGGTGCGCCACTTCCGCGGACGGCGCAAGCGCGAAGCGTACGCCAAGATCGCGGAACTCGGCAATCGGGTGATGCGCGGAGAACCTTTCGCCGAGGTGGCCAAGAGCGGCTCCGATGGCCCGACCGCTGCCGACGGCGGCGTGCGCGATTGGACCACCGCCGGCAGCCTGGCCTCGAAAAAGCTCGACCACGCCATCTTCTCACTGCCAATCGGTACGCTCAGCGCCATTCTCGAGGACGACGATGCATTTCACATCGTGCGGGTGATCGAACGCCAGGAAGCCGGGCGGACGCCCTTCACCGAGACGCAGGCCGAGATCAAGGAAAAGATCCGCGCGGAGCGCATCCAGGGGCAGGCGGAAGATTATGTCGACGAAGCCCGCGCCAGCGTGCAGGTGAGCACCATCTTCGATCACCTGCCGCCGCTCGACGAAAAAGCCACCGCCCGCGCCAAGCCCGACGGCAAGAAGAAACGCTGA
- a CDS encoding NAD-dependent epimerase/dehydratase family protein — MSEAHVTPTSEAELEELLSRPAPSTVRALAEFSGDLLLLGVGGKMGPSLARMARRALDAAGRETVRVIGVSRFSEPGLRDELERDRIVTVACDLLDPAAREKLPDAAHVLFMTGFKFGASSAPWMAWATNVLAPGALLERYRASRVVAFSTGNVYPYVSPSEPAPNETTPPAPVGEYASTALGRERMFQFASARYGTPVCLLRLNYAVDLRYGVPVDIARTLMAGTPIDLSTPRVNMVWQGYANRVALESFARASSPPRVLNLTGRGHHAVRAVAETLGRHLGLVPTFAEGEGERSLLSDASSCHQCFGLPEIDGEELLAMVAAWIRSGGRLLDKPTKFQVRDGRF, encoded by the coding sequence ATGTCCGAAGCGCACGTGACGCCGACCTCCGAGGCCGAACTCGAAGAGTTGCTGTCGCGGCCCGCGCCTTCCACGGTCCGCGCCCTGGCCGAGTTCTCGGGCGATCTCTTGCTGCTGGGCGTGGGGGGCAAGATGGGACCGAGCCTGGCCCGGATGGCGCGGCGAGCGCTCGATGCGGCGGGGCGTGAAACGGTCCGCGTGATCGGTGTCTCGCGCTTTTCGGAGCCGGGCCTGCGCGACGAGCTCGAGCGCGATCGCATCGTGACGGTAGCGTGCGATCTGCTGGATCCGGCCGCGCGCGAGAAGCTGCCCGACGCGGCTCACGTGCTTTTCATGACGGGGTTCAAGTTCGGGGCCAGCTCGGCCCCCTGGATGGCCTGGGCCACCAATGTGCTTGCCCCCGGTGCGCTTCTGGAACGCTATCGCGCGTCGCGCGTGGTCGCCTTCAGCACGGGCAATGTCTATCCCTACGTGTCGCCGTCCGAACCGGCGCCGAATGAAACGACACCGCCGGCGCCGGTCGGTGAATACGCCAGCACGGCATTGGGGCGCGAGCGGATGTTTCAATTCGCCAGCGCGCGGTACGGGACGCCCGTGTGCTTGTTACGGCTCAACTATGCCGTCGATCTGCGCTACGGCGTGCCGGTCGATATTGCGCGCACCTTGATGGCGGGCACACCGATCGACTTGTCGACGCCGCGCGTGAATATGGTGTGGCAAGGTTATGCGAATCGCGTGGCGCTCGAGTCGTTTGCGCGGGCCTCTTCTCCGCCGCGCGTGTTGAACCTGACGGGGCGGGGGCATCATGCGGTTCGCGCCGTGGCCGAGACGTTGGGGCGCCATCTCGGCCTCGTGCCCACGTTCGCCGAAGGCGAAGGAGAACGCTCGCTGCTGTCCGATGCTTCGAGCTGTCACCAATGCTTCGGCCTGCCGGAAATCGACGGCGAGGAACTGTTGGCCATGGTAGCGGCTTGGATTCGCTCAGGGGGCCGCTTGCTCGACAAGCCGACGAAGTTTCAGGTGAGGGACGGGCGCTTCTGA
- a CDS encoding ThuA domain-containing protein: protein MESWCRRALLGTLAAVALGGAGETAVADAPTTVVYEGNDGPGRGNHVVLVSGDEEYRSEETLPELAQILAERHGFKCTVLFAIDPDDGTINPNQSDNIPGLEALRDADLLVLFTRFRRLPEWQMKELVDYIESGRPIVGLRTATHAFDNKGDDPYARYGWQSRDWEGGFGRQVLGETWINHHGQHGSQSTRGIIAPGQESNPILRGIGDGDIWGPTDVYGVRLPLPGDSQPLVLGQVLTGMQPDDPPVDGAQNDPMMPIAWTKTFTGKVGKRARVFTTTMGASQDFASEGLRRLLVNACYWAVGLEDKIPEHSDVAIVGTFEPRPFRNNGFKPGVRPADLVEEK, encoded by the coding sequence ATGGAATCTTGGTGTCGTCGGGCGCTGCTGGGCACGTTGGCCGCGGTGGCGCTGGGGGGGGCTGGTGAAACGGCCGTCGCCGATGCTCCGACCACGGTCGTCTACGAGGGGAACGACGGGCCGGGCCGCGGCAATCACGTCGTGCTTGTCAGCGGCGACGAAGAATACCGCTCCGAAGAAACGCTGCCTGAGTTGGCGCAGATCCTCGCCGAGCGCCACGGGTTCAAATGTACCGTGCTTTTTGCCATCGACCCGGACGACGGCACGATCAACCCGAACCAGAGCGACAACATTCCCGGCCTCGAGGCCCTGCGCGACGCCGACTTGCTCGTCCTCTTCACGCGCTTTCGCCGTTTGCCCGAGTGGCAAATGAAGGAACTGGTCGATTACATCGAGTCGGGTCGACCGATCGTCGGCTTGCGAACGGCGACCCATGCGTTCGACAACAAGGGAGACGATCCCTACGCACGCTACGGCTGGCAGAGCCGGGATTGGGAAGGGGGCTTTGGCCGGCAGGTGCTCGGCGAGACGTGGATCAATCACCACGGTCAGCATGGCAGCCAAAGCACTCGTGGCATCATCGCGCCGGGGCAAGAGAGCAACCCGATTCTGCGCGGCATCGGCGATGGCGATATCTGGGGACCGACCGACGTCTACGGCGTGCGACTCCCTCTGCCGGGCGACAGTCAGCCGCTGGTGTTGGGCCAGGTGTTGACCGGCATGCAGCCCGACGATCCCCCCGTCGATGGCGCGCAGAACGATCCGATGATGCCGATCGCCTGGACGAAGACTTTCACCGGCAAGGTGGGCAAGAGGGCGCGCGTCTTCACCACCACCATGGGCGCGTCGCAAGATTTCGCCAGCGAGGGGCTGCGCCGCTTGCTCGTCAATGCCTGCTATTGGGCCGTCGGACTCGAAGACAAGATCCCCGAGCACAGCGACGTGGCGATCGTCGGCACGTTCGAGCCGCGGCCCTTCCGCAACAATGGCTTCAAGCCGGGCGTGCGTCCCGCCGACCTCGTTGAAGAGAAGTAG
- a CDS encoding YfhO family protein, whose product MWSKFHRLGELLAEYVLALLAVALLLPFVGILLLPRGRVLGEAQFGDNPAYYFFAHDFVGRSLSHGELPLWNPHALLGFPQLAEGQAAIFHPLNLLYLVLPTEVAINWVVALSVVLTGIGCWWYLRTLGLGNAAASCAALVFPLSSRMAGRIDAGHLNMLVGFVSWPWMLGCWERYRATGRLHYLGYLALAYGTLIVAGYPQFTFIFSLFFLCYVVSQLLVRASEDRCSWQDVRATLFLGVFVIAGVGIAAAQLFPSIDFALRSSRTDTDYDFATTLSLPPESALTALTPTFFGTPAPDSGVYWGRGIFWETCLYVGIVPLVAAVVGVGAAPREQRAALLYTGLIFLVLGLGGYTPLFRIFYDYVPLVSLFRGPGKYSEISLFCLATLAGYGFQAMFAGFVPLGAREGVSESNDGANGATRPALVRAAACACAVVALACITLLAWYYPAHDRLDSHWGALLQWVYPPMDIDRPAIEHDDLTVVLVSASTTLWGLAQALLFACGAALLIFVCWHARWRKLGVPLAALLLWADLGLTFSSLLSTYEADLTRLPDNFADVFERHNFPARVQDNATGMVLEKDGESCRTFRNGGMGYGYTTVSGYAGTYLERYAQVFQATHAAPRSGLGAVRADWMRRFFQMLAVDYLICRETEVPVGAKVLARHVGRALIPLNPFFARARLLRDTRTVASPDEALRYITSFKNRPSATPVIETTSMMPSPEPLQPKELARITGFSNNRVEIDVWAAQPRVLLLAEMYDPHWHATVNGQSCPVMPANYLLRAVSVPAGPSKVVFEYVDPWFQCGAVVSVVSLLATLLLIVVSHRRACRQQRVRAATELPQAEPQVARDDLSREEPVLSVGGEIARWQPWWGLPANGRLLPKEPSP is encoded by the coding sequence GTGTGGAGCAAATTTCATCGTCTGGGCGAGTTGCTCGCCGAGTACGTACTCGCCTTGTTGGCGGTGGCGCTCTTGTTGCCGTTTGTCGGCATCTTGCTTCTGCCGCGCGGCCGGGTCTTGGGCGAAGCTCAGTTCGGCGACAACCCCGCGTATTACTTCTTTGCACACGATTTCGTCGGGCGATCGCTGAGTCACGGCGAGCTTCCACTGTGGAATCCTCACGCCTTGCTGGGATTTCCGCAACTCGCCGAGGGGCAGGCGGCGATCTTCCATCCGCTCAACTTGCTGTATCTCGTGCTGCCGACGGAAGTGGCCATCAACTGGGTGGTGGCTCTCTCCGTGGTGCTGACGGGGATTGGCTGTTGGTGGTATCTGCGCACGCTGGGACTGGGCAATGCCGCGGCGTCGTGCGCGGCCCTCGTCTTTCCCTTGTCGAGCCGCATGGCCGGGCGCATCGACGCGGGGCACCTGAACATGCTGGTCGGGTTCGTCTCCTGGCCCTGGATGCTGGGCTGTTGGGAACGCTACCGCGCCACGGGGCGCCTCCACTACCTGGGATACCTGGCACTCGCCTACGGCACCCTGATCGTGGCGGGTTATCCGCAGTTCACGTTCATCTTCTCGCTGTTCTTTCTGTGTTACGTCGTGTCGCAGTTGCTCGTCCGAGCGAGCGAAGACCGCTGTTCCTGGCAGGATGTACGGGCCACCTTGTTCCTGGGCGTATTTGTCATCGCGGGCGTCGGGATCGCCGCGGCGCAGTTGTTCCCCTCGATCGACTTTGCCCTGCGTTCGTCGCGCACGGATACCGACTATGATTTTGCGACGACGCTTTCCTTGCCGCCCGAGTCGGCGCTGACGGCGCTGACGCCGACTTTTTTCGGCACCCCCGCGCCAGACAGCGGCGTCTATTGGGGACGCGGCATTTTCTGGGAGACCTGTCTCTACGTGGGCATCGTGCCCTTGGTGGCGGCGGTGGTCGGCGTGGGGGCCGCCCCGCGCGAACAACGCGCCGCGCTGCTCTACACGGGTTTGATATTCCTGGTCCTGGGACTGGGGGGCTACACGCCGCTCTTTCGCATCTTCTACGACTACGTGCCACTGGTCTCGTTGTTTCGCGGGCCGGGCAAGTATTCCGAGATCAGTTTGTTCTGTCTGGCCACGTTGGCCGGCTATGGATTTCAAGCGATGTTCGCCGGATTTGTCCCCCTCGGCGCGCGCGAGGGGGTGTCGGAGAGCAACGACGGAGCAAACGGAGCAACTCGACCGGCGCTGGTGCGGGCAGCGGCCTGCGCCTGCGCCGTTGTGGCACTGGCCTGCATCACGCTCCTCGCGTGGTACTACCCTGCGCACGACCGGCTCGATTCTCACTGGGGAGCGCTCCTGCAATGGGTGTATCCTCCCATGGACATCGATCGTCCGGCGATCGAGCACGACGATCTGACCGTCGTGCTCGTGTCGGCTTCTACTACGCTATGGGGACTCGCACAAGCGCTGCTCTTCGCCTGTGGCGCCGCGCTGCTGATCTTCGTCTGCTGGCACGCGCGCTGGCGGAAGCTTGGTGTTCCGTTGGCGGCGCTGCTGCTGTGGGCGGATCTCGGGCTCACGTTTTCCTCGCTGCTGTCCACCTACGAAGCAGACCTCACGCGCTTGCCGGACAATTTTGCCGATGTGTTCGAGCGGCATAACTTTCCCGCGCGCGTGCAAGACAACGCGACCGGCATGGTGCTCGAGAAAGATGGCGAATCTTGCCGCACGTTTCGCAACGGCGGAATGGGGTACGGTTACACGACCGTGTCCGGCTATGCGGGCACTTATCTCGAACGATACGCGCAAGTGTTTCAAGCGACGCATGCGGCGCCCCGCTCGGGCTTGGGGGCCGTCCGCGCGGACTGGATGCGGCGATTCTTCCAGATGCTGGCGGTCGATTATCTGATCTGCCGCGAGACCGAGGTGCCCGTCGGCGCCAAGGTGCTGGCGCGTCATGTCGGGCGCGCGCTGATTCCGCTCAATCCCTTCTTTGCTCGCGCGCGACTGTTACGCGACACCAGGACCGTGGCCAGTCCGGACGAGGCGTTGCGCTACATCACCAGTTTCAAGAATCGCCCTTCGGCGACCCCGGTGATCGAGACGACGTCGATGATGCCATCGCCGGAACCGTTGCAGCCAAAAGAACTCGCGCGCATCACCGGTTTCAGCAACAACCGGGTGGAAATCGATGTCTGGGCGGCGCAACCGCGCGTGTTGTTGCTGGCCGAGATGTACGATCCGCATTGGCACGCCACGGTGAACGGGCAGTCGTGCCCCGTGATGCCGGCCAACTATCTGCTGCGGGCGGTAAGCGTGCCGGCGGGACCGTCAAAGGTCGTCTTCGAGTATGTCGATCCCTGGTTTCAGTGCGGTGCGGTGGTCAGCGTGGTCAGTTTGCTGGCAACCCTTTTGTTGATTGTCGTGTCGCACCGGCGTGCCTGCCGCCAGCAGCGCGTCCGAGCGGCAACCGAGCTACCGCAGGCGGAACCTCAGGTGGCACGGGACGACTTGTCGCGAGAAGAACCGGTACTCTCGGTGGGGGGCGAGATCGCACGCTGGCAACCGTGGTGGGGCCTGCCGGCGAACGGGCGCCTCCTGCCCAAAGAGCCCTCCCCCTGA